One genomic window of Aquisalimonas sp. 2447 includes the following:
- a CDS encoding Fur family transcriptional regulator, translating into MSTTVVTPFKHEDHDHDHCVDDALARAERQCERRGVRLTPIRRRVLELIWHRHEPMKAYDLLDMLRAERRSAAPPTVYRALDFLLEEGLIHRIESLNAYVGCGDPDRPHVGQFLICQHCNAVAEMNDADVHQVLADKAGDLGFQVNTQTIEINGLCPTCRDQGYALNAV; encoded by the coding sequence ATGAGCACGACAGTGGTAACACCGTTCAAGCACGAAGACCATGATCACGATCATTGCGTGGACGACGCCCTTGCGCGTGCGGAGCGTCAGTGCGAGCGACGCGGCGTCCGGCTGACGCCGATCCGGCGGCGGGTGCTGGAACTCATCTGGCACCGGCACGAGCCCATGAAGGCCTACGATCTCCTGGACATGCTGCGCGCCGAACGGCGGAGCGCCGCGCCACCCACGGTGTATCGCGCCCTGGATTTTCTTCTCGAGGAAGGCCTGATCCACCGGATCGAGTCCCTGAACGCCTACGTGGGATGCGGTGACCCCGATCGACCGCATGTCGGACAGTTCCTGATCTGTCAGCACTGCAATGCGGTGGCCGAAATGAATGATGCCGACGTCCATCAGGTGCTGGCGGACAAGGCCGGGGATCTCGGCTTCCAGGTCAACACGCAGACCATCGAGATCAACGGCCTGTGCCCGACCTGCCGTGACCAGGGGTATGCCCTGAACGCTGTCTGA
- a CDS encoding ATP-binding cassette domain-containing protein, whose product MTTRLLTVDGLRAGYEGPVVGPLDFFVEAGEVVGLAGPNGCGKSTVMRVLTGEASVFAGTVTRREALRVAYQPQYGLNTGGAVSEIPLRVREVLRLMDVPADTLPARLAALVDVRVDRLSGGQQQLLMVWAAIGHPADLLLLDEPTNNLDTDGEALLADTLRSLAPGRAALVISHERDFLTQVVDRMVEIA is encoded by the coding sequence ATGACGACACGTTTGCTGACTGTCGACGGCCTGCGGGCCGGTTACGAGGGGCCCGTGGTCGGGCCCCTCGATTTTTTCGTCGAGGCCGGCGAGGTGGTCGGGCTCGCCGGTCCCAATGGCTGTGGCAAGTCCACGGTCATGCGCGTGCTCACCGGTGAAGCCTCGGTGTTCGCCGGCACGGTGACGCGCCGTGAAGCCCTCCGCGTGGCCTACCAACCCCAGTATGGCCTGAATACCGGCGGTGCCGTCAGCGAAATCCCGTTGCGTGTCCGCGAAGTGCTGCGGTTGATGGACGTCCCGGCCGATACTCTGCCGGCCAGGCTGGCCGCGCTTGTGGACGTGCGGGTGGACCGCCTCAGTGGCGGGCAGCAGCAACTGCTCATGGTCTGGGCCGCCATCGGCCATCCGGCGGATCTGCTGTTGCTGGACGAACCCACCAATAACCTGGATACCGACGGCGAGGCGCTGCTGGCGGACACCCTGCGCTCCCTGGCACCGGGCCGCGCGGCGCTGGTGATCTCCCACGAGCGGGATTTTCTGACCCAGGTCGTGGACCGGATGGTGGAGATCGCCTGA
- a CDS encoding fused MFS/spermidine synthase, with translation MPRLAIAATAGLFLLSGFAALVYQVLWVRELGLLFGNTAQAAALAIAIFFAGLAAGGWIWGRIAPRVRSPLKAFGFLEMGVAATALGHFFLLDLYHAIYPTLFTAAHGTDWAVIALRAGLGALVLFPPAFLMGGTLPMMGQHMVRLTGRLSTTGTAVYALNTFGSAMGALAAGFMLPPLLGFNGAYMLAIGIDLGVGLAALALALATVSISARPRDSKEQQRRRRMSAQQTQPRTAPPETRGNGELPGALIILVAFVSGTATLGVEVLWTRLFAQVLQNSVYTYAVVLVAFLLALSLGSLAANALARLRRPAPRHVLLAVLAASALVTAASPWAFHAVTGGLSYVGAGASWLEYLAAVSTVALLIMVLPGILLGVTLPYLLRLSEATSPEPGEILGRLVAVNTSGAIVGSLTAGFVLLPWLGVSGSLLALAGLYPVLMIPLILREPLSLPARLGWAAPVTAAAVTLLFLRIDGPAATQIDSAAGEELIELIEGTHATAAVIERGPHRLIRVNNFYTLGGTGALESERNQTLIPMLTHPEPRRVFYLGMGTGITAGASLLFPVERVDVCELLPEVVELAERHFRPWTQGLFDDDRVNVRAEDGQHCLRHADTEYDLIISDLFTPWKAGSGNLYTVENYRTGRERLAEDGLFVQWLPLYQLTEKELSSIARTMQAVFPRVVMWRGDLFADGSIVALVGTEEGVTVDPEAMVNHGRALADNPALPEDLLRAVGLRFYAGNVGTSDLFADAPLNTRDRPVVEYEAPRSQRRVQAGEDTWMTGSRLGLLYRELLEQTPPAQDPYLASLQPEDHGFVQAGQHYYFHNVLRFNERHDLARAQLQRFLALTPFEEPPPDPDSPETRSRWEEGR, from the coding sequence ATGCCGCGCCTTGCCATCGCCGCCACCGCCGGACTGTTCCTGCTGTCCGGGTTCGCCGCCCTGGTCTACCAGGTGCTCTGGGTCCGGGAACTCGGGCTGCTGTTCGGCAACACCGCCCAGGCCGCCGCCCTCGCCATCGCCATCTTCTTCGCCGGCCTCGCCGCCGGCGGGTGGATCTGGGGCCGAATCGCGCCGCGGGTCCGCTCCCCCCTGAAAGCCTTCGGCTTCCTGGAGATGGGCGTGGCGGCCACCGCCCTGGGCCATTTCTTCCTGCTGGACCTCTACCACGCCATCTACCCGACCCTGTTCACGGCGGCGCACGGGACGGACTGGGCGGTCATCGCCCTGCGTGCGGGGCTCGGAGCCCTGGTGCTGTTCCCGCCGGCGTTCCTCATGGGCGGCACCCTGCCGATGATGGGCCAGCACATGGTGCGCCTCACCGGCCGGCTGTCCACCACCGGCACCGCCGTTTACGCCCTGAACACCTTTGGCTCGGCCATGGGTGCTCTCGCCGCCGGGTTCATGCTGCCACCGCTGCTCGGCTTCAACGGCGCCTACATGCTGGCCATCGGTATTGACCTGGGAGTCGGCCTGGCGGCGTTGGCACTCGCCCTGGCCACCGTATCGATCAGCGCACGCCCGCGGGACAGCAAGGAGCAGCAGCGGCGGCGCCGCATGTCCGCACAACAGACACAACCGCGGACGGCACCGCCGGAAACCCGGGGCAACGGGGAGCTCCCGGGGGCACTCATCATCCTGGTCGCGTTCGTCTCGGGCACGGCGACCCTGGGGGTGGAAGTCCTGTGGACACGGCTGTTCGCCCAGGTCCTGCAGAACTCCGTGTACACCTATGCGGTGGTGCTGGTGGCGTTCCTGCTGGCCCTGTCCCTGGGGTCCCTGGCTGCCAATGCCCTCGCCCGACTCCGCCGCCCGGCGCCGCGGCATGTGCTGCTGGCCGTACTGGCGGCATCGGCGCTGGTCACGGCGGCATCGCCCTGGGCCTTCCACGCGGTCACCGGCGGGCTGTCCTACGTGGGCGCCGGCGCCTCCTGGCTGGAATACCTGGCAGCGGTCTCCACGGTGGCCCTGCTCATCATGGTGCTGCCGGGCATCCTCCTGGGCGTGACGCTGCCGTACCTGCTGCGCCTGTCGGAAGCAACCAGCCCCGAACCCGGCGAGATCCTGGGACGGCTGGTGGCGGTGAATACCTCGGGCGCCATCGTCGGCTCCCTGACTGCCGGCTTCGTGCTCCTGCCCTGGCTGGGTGTCAGCGGGAGTCTCCTGGCCCTGGCGGGACTCTACCCGGTGCTGATGATTCCGCTGATCCTGCGCGAACCGCTCTCGCTCCCGGCGCGACTGGGCTGGGCGGCGCCGGTCACCGCGGCCGCAGTGACCCTGCTGTTCCTGCGCATCGACGGTCCGGCGGCCACCCAGATCGACAGCGCCGCCGGCGAGGAACTCATCGAACTGATCGAGGGCACCCACGCCACCGCCGCGGTGATCGAGCGCGGCCCTCACCGGCTGATCCGCGTGAACAACTTCTACACGCTGGGCGGCACCGGCGCCCTGGAATCCGAACGCAACCAGACCCTGATTCCCATGCTCACCCACCCGGAACCGCGACGGGTGTTCTACCTGGGCATGGGCACGGGCATCACCGCCGGTGCGTCGCTGCTGTTCCCGGTGGAACGCGTGGATGTCTGTGAGCTGCTGCCGGAGGTGGTGGAACTGGCGGAGCGCCACTTCCGGCCCTGGACCCAGGGCCTGTTCGACGACGACCGGGTCAACGTCCGCGCCGAAGACGGTCAGCACTGCCTGCGTCACGCGGACACCGAATACGACCTGATCATCAGCGACCTGTTCACCCCATGGAAAGCGGGCAGCGGCAACCTCTACACCGTGGAGAACTACCGCACCGGCCGGGAACGTCTGGCGGAGGACGGCCTGTTCGTGCAGTGGCTGCCGCTGTACCAGCTCACGGAAAAGGAGTTGTCGTCCATCGCCCGCACCATGCAGGCGGTGTTTCCCCGGGTGGTGATGTGGCGGGGCGATCTCTTCGCCGACGGCTCCATCGTCGCCCTGGTGGGGACTGAGGAAGGCGTCACGGTGGACCCCGAGGCCATGGTGAACCACGGCCGAGCCCTGGCGGACAACCCGGCCCTGCCCGAGGACCTGCTACGGGCGGTGGGACTGCGGTTTTACGCCGGCAACGTGGGCACCAGCGATCTGTTCGCGGACGCGCCGCTCAACACCCGGGACCGCCCCGTGGTGGAATACGAGGCGCCCCGCAGCCAGCGCCGGGTGCAGGCCGGCGAGGACACCTGGATGACAGGTTCACGGCTGGGCCTGCTGTATCGGGAGCTGCTGGAACAGACGCCGCCGGCACAGGACCCGTACCTGGCATCACTGCAACCGGAGGATCACGGCTTCGTGCAGGCCGGCCAGCACTACTACTTCCACAATGTGCTGCGGTTCAACGAGCGCCACGACCTGGCCCGAGCCCAGTTGCAACGGTTCCTGGCACTGACACCCTTCGAGGAACCGCCACCGGATCCGGACAGCCCGGAGACGCGGTCACGCTGGGAAGAGGGACGGTAG
- a CDS encoding metal ABC transporter permease yields MPWDLLFDPLFRLPFFTGLVFAGVLPVLGLYLRMREEWLAALGFAHLGGAGGVMGSLLGVPPLLAALAVAGGGVAVRGLVRRTGNDLYAIMILGGWAAMILGAQFSHHARTLAQTLVDGQLYFTGMDQLLTALAFALVFAVVMPLLSRRLLRARLFPGQDRANGRPVAALGFGFNILVAAGVALASMAMGVMAAFALIFVTPWVAFALAPGWRVAVALSAVLGVLAYLAAFVIALVGDLPFGPAFVAIVVGLALLRLLPRR; encoded by the coding sequence ATGCCCTGGGACCTGTTGTTCGATCCGCTGTTCCGTCTGCCGTTCTTCACCGGCCTGGTGTTCGCCGGCGTGCTGCCCGTCCTCGGGCTCTATCTGCGCATGCGCGAGGAGTGGCTGGCCGCGCTGGGCTTCGCCCATCTGGGCGGCGCCGGCGGTGTCATGGGCAGTCTCCTGGGGGTGCCGCCGCTGCTGGCCGCGCTGGCCGTTGCCGGCGGAGGTGTGGCGGTTCGGGGGCTGGTGCGCCGCACCGGCAATGACCTCTACGCGATCATGATCCTGGGCGGCTGGGCCGCAATGATTCTTGGGGCACAGTTCAGCCACCATGCCCGCACGCTGGCGCAGACGCTGGTGGACGGGCAACTCTATTTCACCGGAATGGACCAGTTGCTCACCGCACTGGCCTTCGCGCTGGTGTTTGCCGTGGTCATGCCGCTGCTGTCACGCAGGCTGCTGCGCGCGCGCCTGTTTCCGGGGCAGGACCGTGCCAACGGCCGGCCGGTGGCCGCCCTGGGCTTTGGCTTCAACATCCTGGTGGCCGCCGGTGTGGCGCTGGCCTCCATGGCCATGGGAGTGATGGCCGCGTTCGCGTTGATTTTCGTCACGCCCTGGGTGGCCTTCGCCCTGGCCCCGGGCTGGCGGGTTGCCGTGGCGCTGTCAGCGGTGCTGGGCGTGCTGGCTTACTTGGCGGCGTTCGTCATCGCGCTGGTGGGTGATCTGCCCTTCGGGCCCGCCTTCGTCGCCATCGTCGTGGGGCTTGCGCTGTTGCGGCTGCTGCCACGCCGCTGA
- a CDS encoding electron transfer flavoprotein subunit beta/FixA family protein, whose amino-acid sequence MKILVPVKRVVDYNVKVRVKADGSGVETANVKMSMNPFDEIAVEEAVRLKEKGVAEEVVVVSMGVTQCQETIRTALAMGGDRGILVETSDELEPLAVAKMLKAVAEKENPDMVILGKQAIDDDANQTGQMFAALMGWGQGTFASEVDVQEGKVQVTREIDGGAETVSLKLPAVVTTDLRLNEPRYAKLPNIMKAKKKQLDTMTPDELGVDTTPRVKTVKVSEPPKRQGGIKVADVAELVDKLKNEAKVI is encoded by the coding sequence ATGAAGATTCTGGTGCCTGTGAAGCGCGTGGTGGACTACAACGTGAAAGTCCGCGTGAAGGCGGACGGCAGCGGCGTAGAAACCGCCAACGTCAAGATGTCCATGAATCCCTTCGACGAGATCGCCGTCGAGGAGGCCGTGAGGCTCAAGGAAAAGGGCGTTGCCGAAGAGGTGGTCGTCGTTTCCATGGGCGTGACCCAGTGTCAGGAGACCATTCGCACGGCGCTGGCCATGGGCGGTGACCGCGGCATTCTGGTGGAGACCAGTGATGAGCTGGAGCCGCTGGCAGTGGCGAAGATGCTCAAGGCCGTGGCCGAGAAGGAGAACCCGGACATGGTGATCCTCGGCAAACAGGCCATCGATGACGACGCCAACCAGACCGGTCAGATGTTCGCCGCGCTCATGGGCTGGGGCCAGGGCACCTTCGCCTCCGAGGTGGACGTGCAGGAGGGCAAGGTCCAGGTCACCCGCGAGATCGACGGCGGCGCGGAGACGGTGTCCCTGAAGCTGCCGGCGGTGGTCACCACCGACCTGCGCCTCAACGAGCCGCGCTATGCCAAGCTGCCGAACATCATGAAGGCCAAGAAGAAGCAGCTCGACACCATGACGCCGGATGAGCTGGGCGTGGACACGACGCCCCGCGTGAAGACCGTCAAGGTCTCCGAGCCGCCGAAGCGCCAGGGCGGTATCAAGGTGGCGGACGTGGCCGAACTCGTCGACAAGCTCAAGAACGAAGCGAAGGTGATCTGA
- a CDS encoding TolC family outer membrane protein, producing MRALTRRLGFVLCFGGVSLMTAQTAIANDTMDLSEAYRLAVEQDPQLRAAQARLRASEELSNQARALFLPDINVQAGANQNWENSQFGDQSRNSVDYQSWSAGVELVQPLFRRESFAIADQNEILQDQAGLQYAQSQQDILLRVSEAYFDLLLAQDTLEFTEAELEAVESELRRAERALEVGSGTVTDRDEARARVDQVEAQRLRAQNDLQIARENLRSLIGRPPAELVGLREDFTAQPPSPDSPEVWADRAERNNLTVRLSEGEFRRSRAEIRRIEGERSPRVDFVASYGRNYQSDSLGFGQQELPGIDGEIDSEQTQVGISVTMPLYTGGRIGSQSREAQAERDAFFEESIDAKRQARLQAESAYLNLVSNLRQISALEQALESVRSTERSTRRGLEVGLRTTLDVLNIQRDRFATKRDLAEARYNYLLNYLQLQVAVGSGLDGSTVDDVNFFLAGDGNTE from the coding sequence ATGCGTGCACTCACCCGGCGGCTCGGTTTCGTCCTCTGTTTCGGCGGTGTCTCGCTGATGACCGCCCAGACGGCCATCGCCAACGACACCATGGACCTCAGTGAGGCCTACCGGCTCGCGGTGGAGCAGGATCCGCAGCTGCGCGCTGCCCAGGCACGCCTGCGCGCCAGCGAGGAGCTCAGCAATCAGGCCCGTGCGCTGTTCCTGCCGGATATCAACGTCCAGGCGGGGGCAAACCAGAACTGGGAGAATTCCCAGTTCGGCGACCAGTCCCGGAACAGTGTTGACTACCAGAGCTGGTCCGCCGGCGTTGAGCTGGTCCAGCCCCTGTTCCGCCGCGAGAGCTTCGCCATTGCCGACCAGAACGAAATCCTTCAGGACCAGGCAGGGCTGCAGTACGCCCAGAGCCAGCAGGACATCCTGCTGCGGGTCAGCGAGGCCTACTTCGACCTGTTGCTGGCCCAGGACACCCTGGAATTCACGGAAGCGGAACTGGAGGCGGTGGAGTCGGAACTGCGGCGGGCCGAGCGCGCCCTGGAGGTCGGTAGCGGCACTGTCACCGACCGCGACGAGGCGCGGGCCAGGGTGGACCAGGTGGAGGCCCAGCGCCTGCGGGCCCAGAACGACCTGCAGATCGCCCGGGAGAATCTGCGCAGCCTCATCGGGCGCCCTCCCGCTGAACTGGTGGGCCTGCGCGAGGACTTCACTGCCCAGCCACCCTCCCCCGATTCGCCGGAAGTCTGGGCGGACCGCGCCGAGCGCAACAACCTCACGGTGCGTCTGTCCGAGGGCGAGTTCCGCCGGTCCCGGGCCGAGATCCGCCGGATCGAGGGGGAGCGTAGCCCGCGGGTGGATTTCGTCGCCAGTTACGGCCGCAACTACCAGAGCGACAGTCTCGGCTTTGGCCAGCAGGAGCTACCGGGCATCGACGGCGAGATCGACAGCGAACAGACCCAAGTGGGCATCAGCGTCACCATGCCCCTGTATACCGGCGGGCGTATCGGATCCCAGTCCCGCGAGGCCCAGGCGGAACGCGATGCCTTCTTCGAGGAGTCCATCGACGCCAAGCGCCAGGCCCGCCTGCAGGCGGAATCCGCCTACCTCAACCTGGTGTCGAACCTGCGCCAGATCAGCGCGCTGGAGCAGGCGCTGGAATCGGTTCGCAGCACCGAACGCTCCACCCGGCGTGGTCTGGAAGTCGGACTGCGCACCACCCTGGATGTGCTCAACATCCAGCGGGACCGCTTCGCCACCAAGCGGGATCTGGCCGAGGCCCGCTACAATTACCTGCTGAACTACCTGCAGCTGCAGGTCGCCGTGGGCTCCGGGCTGGACGGCTCCACCGTGGACGACGTGAACTTCTTCCTCGCCGGTGACGGCAACACGGAGTAG
- a CDS encoding PA2778 family cysteine peptidase gives MASVVLAVLGGCASFTAMDADQAFSDSPEAVELTDVPWFPQEALQCGPAALAEMLGWSGYTTTPHALEGALFIPAREGTLQTEILAQARTRNRVPYRIPGTYDALMDELRAGHPVMVFQNLGLAWLPVWHYAVLVGYDPTDQAFILRSGVHERHHSPLDRFRRTWERGDHWAVVIMPPDRLPATAEATPWLRAAHDLESTGRPHAAEIAYRTGLERWPDHGGLHVALVNLLHARGDAGAAEAAARRGLDQTESRRDVLRNNLAMLLLERGACDEAEELARDAVADADGPFAENFRRTLENIQERRDNDDGCD, from the coding sequence ATGGCGTCAGTGGTCCTGGCGGTGCTCGGCGGCTGCGCCTCGTTCACGGCCATGGACGCCGACCAGGCGTTCAGCGACTCCCCGGAGGCGGTGGAACTCACCGACGTGCCCTGGTTCCCCCAGGAGGCCCTGCAGTGCGGGCCGGCCGCGCTGGCGGAGATGCTCGGCTGGAGCGGTTACACCACCACGCCGCACGCCCTGGAAGGCGCCCTGTTCATCCCCGCCCGCGAAGGCACGCTGCAGACTGAAATCCTCGCCCAGGCGCGCACGCGCAACCGGGTCCCCTACCGCATCCCCGGCACCTACGACGCCCTCATGGACGAACTCCGGGCGGGCCATCCGGTGATGGTGTTCCAGAACCTCGGCCTGGCGTGGCTGCCGGTCTGGCACTACGCCGTGCTGGTGGGGTACGACCCGACGGACCAGGCGTTCATCCTCCGCTCCGGTGTACACGAGCGCCACCACAGCCCCCTGGACCGCTTTCGCCGGACCTGGGAGCGGGGCGACCACTGGGCGGTGGTGATCATGCCTCCGGACCGGCTGCCGGCCACAGCTGAAGCCACTCCCTGGCTGCGCGCCGCGCATGACCTGGAGAGTACCGGCCGACCGCATGCCGCCGAGATCGCCTACCGCACCGGCCTGGAACGCTGGCCCGACCATGGCGGCCTGCACGTGGCGCTGGTCAACCTGCTGCACGCCCGGGGGGATGCGGGCGCGGCGGAGGCCGCCGCGCGGCGAGGACTGGACCAAACTGAATCCCGTCGCGACGTGCTCCGGAACAACCTGGCAATGCTGCTGCTCGAGCGCGGTGCGTGCGACGAGGCCGAGGAGCTCGCGCGGGACGCCGTCGCCGACGCCGACGGACCCTTCGCCGAAAACTTCCGCCGCACGCTGGAGAATATCCAGGAGCGCAGGGACAACGACGACGGCTGCGACTGA
- a CDS encoding DUF1244 domain-containing protein has translation MDEQTRTELEAAAFRQLVSHLRERTDVQNLDLMNLAGFCRNCLSKWYRAAAEERGLEMTDEEAKEIVYGMPYSEWKDKYQK, from the coding sequence ATGGACGAACAGACCCGCACCGAACTGGAAGCCGCCGCATTCCGCCAGCTGGTCAGCCACCTGCGGGAGCGCACCGACGTGCAGAACCTGGATCTCATGAACCTGGCCGGCTTCTGCCGCAACTGCCTCTCCAAGTGGTACCGGGCCGCTGCCGAGGAGCGCGGGCTCGAGATGACCGATGAGGAGGCCAAGGAGATCGTCTACGGCATGCCGTACAGCGAGTGGAAGGACAAGTACCAGAAGTAA
- a CDS encoding metal ABC transporter substrate-binding protein: MMLKRTLLTGLLGAALVVAPTAQALNIATTTSNMGMLAKHVGGEHVEVTTMAPPDRDVHYLEARPSMMAAIRRADLVVSVGAELEEGWLPAAINGANNPGVRAGRSGYFEAAAQVELIGGGGAADRSRGDVHPAGNPHVYLDPIRMGEVAKALAGRMAQMDSANADTFQDNAEDFMARAEEHVADLQERVDGAPGVVLYHEDANYLLERLNVPDLGYLEPVPGVPPTGSHLRSLIRDLEGQEGVIIRYPYQREDHVQFVAEQLGWEYFTLMNGVDVDGDADDYFALLDEWVEVIRSPME, encoded by the coding sequence ATGATGTTGAAACGCACACTACTGACAGGCCTGCTGGGTGCGGCGCTGGTGGTCGCGCCGACGGCGCAGGCCCTGAACATCGCCACTACCACCTCCAACATGGGCATGCTGGCCAAGCATGTGGGCGGCGAGCACGTGGAAGTCACCACCATGGCGCCGCCGGACCGGGACGTGCACTACCTGGAGGCGCGTCCGTCCATGATGGCCGCCATCCGTCGGGCCGACCTGGTGGTCTCCGTCGGCGCGGAACTGGAGGAGGGCTGGCTGCCCGCGGCCATCAACGGCGCCAACAACCCCGGCGTGCGTGCCGGTCGCTCTGGCTACTTCGAGGCCGCCGCGCAGGTGGAGCTGATCGGTGGCGGCGGTGCCGCAGACCGGTCCCGCGGTGATGTGCACCCGGCCGGCAACCCCCATGTCTATCTCGACCCCATTCGCATGGGCGAGGTGGCCAAGGCCCTGGCCGGTCGCATGGCGCAGATGGACTCCGCCAATGCCGATACCTTCCAGGACAACGCCGAGGACTTCATGGCCCGCGCCGAGGAGCATGTGGCCGACTTGCAGGAGCGCGTGGACGGCGCCCCGGGCGTGGTGCTCTACCACGAGGACGCCAATTATCTGCTGGAGCGGCTGAATGTGCCGGATCTCGGTTACCTGGAGCCGGTCCCCGGCGTGCCGCCGACGGGCTCCCACCTGCGGTCCCTGATCCGGGACCTGGAAGGGCAGGAGGGTGTTATCATCCGCTACCCGTACCAGCGTGAGGACCATGTACAGTTCGTCGCCGAGCAGCTGGGCTGGGAGTACTTTACGTTGATGAATGGCGTCGACGTGGATGGCGATGCCGACGACTACTTCGCCCTGCTGGACGAATGGGTGGAAGTGATCCGATCCCCGATGGAGTAA
- a CDS encoding electron transfer flavoprotein subunit alpha/FixB family protein, which yields MTILVVAEHENTHLASSTLGTVSAAKAIGSDVHVLVAGKDCSGVADAAAKVDGVSKVLLADAPHYEHGLAEDLASLVASMAGNYGHVLAPATTFGKNVMPRVAALLDVGQVSEITSVESDDTFVRPIYAGNAMATVQATDAIKVITVRPTAFDPAAAEGGSASVESVDALEHSGVADFVSQELTKSDRPELTSAKIVVSGGRGMGSGDNFKILEEVADKLNAAMGASRAAVDAGFVPNDYQVGQTGKIVAPDLYLAVGISGAIQHLAGMEGSKVIVAINKDEEAPIFEVADYGLVADLFEAVPEFSKELDKVR from the coding sequence ATGACCATTCTTGTCGTAGCAGAACATGAGAATACGCACCTGGCGTCCTCGACGCTGGGTACCGTGAGCGCCGCCAAGGCAATCGGCAGTGACGTGCACGTGCTCGTCGCCGGCAAGGACTGCAGTGGCGTGGCGGATGCCGCGGCCAAGGTGGACGGGGTCAGCAAGGTCCTGCTCGCCGACGCGCCGCACTACGAGCACGGACTGGCCGAGGATCTGGCCAGCCTGGTTGCTTCCATGGCCGGCAACTACGGGCATGTGCTGGCGCCGGCCACCACGTTCGGCAAGAACGTGATGCCGCGCGTCGCGGCACTGCTGGACGTTGGCCAGGTGTCCGAGATCACCAGTGTGGAATCGGACGACACCTTCGTGCGGCCGATCTATGCAGGTAACGCCATGGCGACCGTGCAGGCCACCGATGCGATCAAGGTGATCACAGTGCGCCCGACTGCCTTCGATCCGGCAGCTGCTGAGGGTGGCTCCGCTTCGGTGGAGTCGGTGGATGCCCTGGAGCACAGCGGCGTCGCCGATTTTGTCAGCCAGGAGCTCACCAAGTCGGATCGTCCGGAACTGACTTCCGCGAAGATCGTGGTCTCGGGTGGCCGTGGCATGGGCAGCGGCGACAACTTCAAGATCCTGGAAGAGGTTGCCGACAAGCTCAACGCCGCGATGGGCGCCTCCCGCGCCGCGGTGGACGCCGGCTTCGTGCCCAACGACTACCAGGTGGGCCAGACCGGCAAGATCGTGGCTCCGGACCTGTATCTGGCGGTGGGCATCTCCGGTGCCATCCAGCACCTGGCCGGCATGGAAGGCTCGAAGGTGATCGTCGCCATCAACAAGGACGAGGAGGCGCCGATCTTCGAGGTGGCCGACTACGGCCTGGTGGCGGATCTGTTCGAAGCTGTGCCGGAGTTCTCGAAGGAGCTGGACAAGGTCCGCTGA